The following proteins are encoded in a genomic region of Gemmatimonadaceae bacterium:
- the dxr gene encoding 1-deoxy-D-xylulose-5-phosphate reductoisomerase, whose protein sequence is MTAAAGPLGVAILGSTGSIGTTALRVLQRHPERFRVRALTAFRNAALLREQVALFGPTFVGLVCNGVDPESEWACGADCLVTAAQRSDVDIVINAVVGAAGLDATLAAVSAGKRVALANKETLVMAGSLVQEACRRGGGEVVPVDSEHSAILQCLAGRDAGDVRRLIITASGGPFRAWPGERVARATVADALQHPTWRMGRKITIDSATLANKALEVIEAHFLFGLEYDQIEVVVHPQSVVHSFVEFVDGSVLAQVGVPSMELPVLYALTHPARLTDTGVPPFDPVELSPLTFERVRAADFPALQLGLAAGRRDGAAPAVFNAANEQAVALFLDGRIAFGDVPRAIASALDALGGAAGDTRDALVAADLAARTHVREMFPC, encoded by the coding sequence ATGACTGCCGCAGCCGGTCCGCTCGGCGTCGCCATTTTGGGGTCGACCGGTTCCATCGGGACGACGGCGCTGCGTGTGCTGCAGCGTCATCCCGAGCGGTTTCGCGTGCGCGCCCTGACGGCCTTCCGCAATGCCGCGCTGCTGCGTGAGCAGGTCGCGTTGTTCGGGCCGACGTTCGTCGGGCTGGTCTGCAACGGTGTGGATCCCGAGAGCGAGTGGGCGTGCGGCGCCGACTGCCTGGTGACGGCCGCGCAGCGGAGCGACGTCGACATCGTGATCAACGCGGTGGTCGGCGCGGCCGGCCTGGATGCGACATTGGCCGCGGTGAGCGCAGGCAAGCGCGTGGCGCTGGCCAACAAAGAAACCCTGGTCATGGCCGGCTCGTTAGTGCAGGAGGCCTGCCGCCGGGGCGGCGGCGAGGTGGTGCCGGTGGACAGCGAGCACAGCGCGATCTTGCAGTGCTTGGCAGGTCGGGACGCAGGCGACGTTCGCCGTCTCATCATTACGGCATCGGGCGGTCCGTTCCGCGCGTGGCCCGGTGAACGGGTGGCGCGGGCGACGGTGGCCGATGCGCTGCAGCATCCAACCTGGCGGATGGGTCGCAAGATCACGATCGACAGCGCGACGTTGGCGAACAAGGCGCTCGAGGTGATCGAGGCACACTTCCTGTTCGGGCTCGAGTACGATCAGATCGAGGTGGTCGTGCATCCACAGAGCGTCGTGCATTCGTTCGTCGAGTTCGTCGATGGCAGCGTGCTGGCGCAGGTCGGCGTGCCGAGCATGGAGCTGCCGGTGCTGTACGCGCTCACGCATCCCGCGCGCCTAACGGACACGGGCGTGCCGCCGTTCGACCCGGTGGAGCTGTCGCCGTTGACGTTCGAGCGCGTGCGGGCGGCGGACTTTCCGGCGTTGCAGTTAGGCCTGGCGGCGGGCCGCCGCGACGGCGCCGCGCCGGCCGTGTTCAACGCCGCCAACGAGCAGGCGGTGGCGTTGTTCCTGGACGGCCGCATCGCCTTCGGCGACGTGCCGCGCGCCATCGCCTCGGCGCTCGACGCGTTGGGCGGAGCGGCCGGCGACACGCGCGACGCCCTCGTCGCCGCCGACCTCGCGGCGCGCACGCACGTGCGGGAGATGTTCCCGTGCTGA
- a CDS encoding PIN domain-containing protein, whose protein sequence is MSPVERDVLLDTGPLVAVLDRRDQWHAECAAGLPAVIRRCLTVEAVVTEACHLVARGGGPPHAPLDFLLAAGIPIVGLETGGHRRASSLMRQYRRTPMDFADACLVALAEALLITTAFTTDRRGFRAYRPPRGRRFELLPRALS, encoded by the coding sequence GTGAGTCCGGTCGAACGCGATGTGCTGTTGGACACGGGCCCGCTCGTCGCGGTGCTGGACCGTCGCGATCAATGGCACGCCGAGTGCGCGGCCGGGCTGCCCGCCGTCATCCGGCGTTGCCTAACGGTCGAAGCCGTGGTCACCGAGGCCTGCCATCTGGTCGCACGGGGCGGTGGGCCGCCGCATGCGCCGTTGGACTTCCTCCTGGCCGCCGGCATCCCGATCGTCGGCCTCGAGACCGGCGGCCACCGGCGCGCGTCGTCGCTCATGCGGCAATACCGGCGAACGCCCATGGATTTCGCCGACGCCTGCCTCGTCGCGCTCGCCGAGGCGTTGCTGATCACCACGGCCTTCACCACCGACCGCCGCGGATTCCGCGCGTACCGCCCACCACGTGGCCGTCGCTTCGAGTTGCTTCCCCGGGCGCTGAGTTAG
- the rpsI gene encoding 30S ribosomal protein S9 — protein sequence MAEGTIHTIGRRKESVCRVYVQPGSGKWDVNGRTLGDYFPRATLVSSIQQAFTATDTLGRFDVKASLQGGGQSGQAGALRLAVARALVKVDEAHRRKLRDLGLLTRDARAVERKKPGRPKARKRFQFSKR from the coding sequence ATGGCCGAGGGCACCATTCACACCATCGGACGCCGCAAGGAAAGCGTCTGCCGCGTCTACGTGCAGCCGGGATCGGGCAAGTGGGACGTCAACGGCCGCACGTTGGGCGACTACTTCCCGCGTGCGACCCTCGTGTCGTCCATTCAGCAGGCGTTCACCGCCACCGACACGCTCGGCCGCTTCGATGTGAAGGCCAGCTTGCAGGGCGGCGGACAGAGCGGACAGGCCGGCGCGCTGCGCCTCGCCGTCGCCCGCGCCCTCGTCAAAGTGGATGAAGCGCACCGTCGGAAGCTCCGCGACCTGGGACTCCTCACGCGCGACGCGCGCGCCGTGGAGCGCAAGAAGCCGGGCCGCCCGAAGGCGAGAAAGCGGTTCCAGTTCAGCAAGCGGTAG
- a CDS encoding DNA-3-methyladenine glycosylase I: MTERTRCAWAATPLGIAYHDAEWGVPVHEDRTLLEFLVLEGAQAGLSWETILRKRDRYREAFEGFEAERVARFTPARQRRLLEDPGLVRNRLKIESAVRNARAMLAVQNEAGSFDAYVWGVVEGAPIVGQWRRQNEVPPRTAMSDALSADLKRRGFNFVGTTICYSFMQAVGLVNDHLVGCFRRSEVGGEATAGGRRLRTRA; this comes from the coding sequence ATGACCGAGCGGACGCGATGCGCGTGGGCCGCCACGCCGTTAGGCATCGCGTATCACGACGCCGAATGGGGCGTGCCGGTGCACGAGGACCGGACGTTGCTCGAGTTCCTGGTGCTCGAGGGTGCGCAGGCCGGGTTGAGCTGGGAGACCATCCTGCGCAAGCGGGACCGGTATCGCGAGGCGTTCGAGGGCTTCGAGGCTGAGCGTGTGGCGCGGTTCACGCCGGCCAGGCAGCGCCGGTTGCTCGAGGATCCCGGTCTCGTGCGCAATCGACTCAAGATCGAGAGCGCGGTGCGCAACGCGCGGGCGATGTTGGCCGTGCAGAACGAGGCCGGCAGTTTCGACGCGTACGTGTGGGGCGTCGTCGAAGGTGCGCCGATCGTTGGGCAGTGGCGCCGGCAGAACGAGGTGCCGCCGCGCACCGCCATGTCCGACGCCTTGAGCGCCGATCTCAAGCGCCGCGGCTTCAACTTCGTCGGCACGACGATCTGCTACTCGTTCATGCAGGCCGTTGGGTTGGTGAACGACCATCTGGTCGGGTGCTTCCGGCGCAGCGAGGTCGGCGGCGAGGCGACGGCCGGCGGCCGGCGGTTGCGGACTCGCGCGTGA
- a CDS encoding isoprenyl transferase, which translates to MKADDLLAQIRVNGQVPRHVAIIMDGNGRWARERNLPRPLGHRSGMKSVRAVVEGSLAAGVEVLSLFAFSQENWQRPPAEIKALMSLLQEYIAREARELNEQGVRVRVLGDLSRLTPSAASAAEQLVALTAENSRLTLNLFISYGSRAELVRAAKLIARDVRDGRLDLEAVDEEALRSRLYTSDCPDPDLLIRTSGEQRISNFLLWQCAYAELYMSPVLWPDFSRRHLYEAIMAYQNRDRRFGRVTA; encoded by the coding sequence ATGAAAGCGGACGATCTGCTGGCGCAGATCCGCGTGAACGGCCAGGTGCCGCGGCACGTCGCGATCATCATGGACGGCAACGGGCGGTGGGCGCGCGAGCGCAACCTGCCGCGTCCGTTAGGCCACAGGTCGGGGATGAAATCGGTGCGGGCGGTGGTCGAGGGCTCGCTGGCGGCGGGCGTCGAGGTGCTGTCGCTGTTCGCGTTCTCGCAGGAGAACTGGCAGCGCCCGCCGGCCGAGATCAAGGCGCTGATGTCGCTGCTCCAGGAATACATCGCCCGCGAAGCCCGGGAACTGAACGAGCAGGGCGTGCGCGTCCGCGTGTTGGGCGACCTCTCCCGCCTAACGCCGAGCGCGGCCAGCGCCGCCGAACAACTCGTGGCGTTGACGGCGGAGAACTCGCGCCTCACGCTCAATCTCTTCATCTCGTACGGCAGCCGGGCCGAGCTCGTGCGCGCCGCCAAGCTCATTGCACGCGACGTGCGCGACGGACGGCTCGACCTCGAGGCGGTGGACGAAGAGGCGCTGCGCAGCCGCCTGTACACGAGCGACTGTCCGGATCCCGACCTGCTCATCCGCACGTCGGGCGAACAGCGGATTTCGAACTTTCTCCTGTGGCAGTGCGCGTACGCGGAGCTGTACATGTCGCCGGTGTTGTGGCCTGACTTCTCGCGGCGCCACCTGTACGAAGCGATCATGGCGTACCAGAACCGGGACCGGCGATTCGGCCGCGTCACGGCCTGA
- the frr gene encoding ribosome recycling factor, with translation MSSIAQILKDTRAGMDKVLENSKREFGSIRSGKATVSLLDTVRVEAYGQQMPITQVANVSAPEPRLLTVTPWDKGLTSAIEKAIRDSDLGLNPATQTGVIRVPLPALNEERRKELVKVVHKLAEEGRIAIRHARTHAREQTKKLDGVSEDDKKHADKDLQKLHDDHMAKLEELLKVKEAEIMEV, from the coding sequence ATGAGCTCCATTGCGCAAATTCTGAAAGACACGCGCGCGGGCATGGACAAGGTGCTCGAGAACTCGAAGCGCGAGTTCGGGTCCATCCGCAGCGGCAAGGCGACCGTGTCGTTGCTCGACACCGTGCGCGTGGAAGCGTACGGACAACAGATGCCGATCACGCAGGTGGCCAACGTGTCGGCGCCCGAACCACGGTTGCTCACGGTGACACCGTGGGACAAAGGTCTGACGTCGGCCATCGAGAAGGCGATCAGAGACTCGGACCTCGGCTTGAATCCGGCGACGCAGACCGGCGTGATTCGCGTGCCGTTGCCGGCGCTCAACGAGGAGCGGCGCAAGGAGCTGGTGAAGGTCGTGCACAAGCTCGCCGAAGAAGGGCGCATCGCAATCCGGCACGCGCGCACGCACGCACGCGAGCAGACGAAGAAGCTCGACGGCGTGTCGGAGGACGACAAGAAGCACGCGGACAAGGATCTCCAGAAGCTGCACGACGATCACATGGCGAAGCTGGAAGAACTGCTCAAGGTGAAAGAAGCCGAGATCATGGAGGTCTGA
- a CDS encoding ribbon-helix-helix protein, CopG family: MRDEQLTLRLPHELLRDIDRRARALGVPKAQVVREALAAYLAAPAESDPAAPLQAVSALIGSLALDPQSIERNEIAARVRRHNWRP; this comes from the coding sequence ATGAGAGACGAACAGTTGACCCTGCGCCTGCCCCACGAGCTGCTCCGCGACATCGACCGTCGTGCGCGAGCCCTCGGCGTGCCCAAGGCCCAGGTCGTTCGCGAAGCGCTTGCGGCCTATCTTGCGGCGCCCGCCGAATCGGACCCGGCGGCTCCATTGCAGGCCGTGTCGGCACTCATTGGCTCGCTGGCCCTCGACCCGCAGTCGATCGAACGCAACGAGATCGCCGCCCGCGTACGCCGCCACAATTGGCGCCCGTAG
- the tsf gene encoding translation elongation factor Ts: protein MTTTSFTAKDVQELRQRTGAGMMDCKKALEENAGNMDKAAEFLRAKGIAKAEKRAGRAATEGQIGSYIHHNGKVGVLVEVNCETDFVARNPEFKELVKEIALHIASAAPVSVDKSGVPAQAIEKERRIYEQQVRESGKPEHLIGKIVDGKVEAYYKQVVLMSQEWIRDPKKTIGDLVKEVSAKMGENIVVRRFARFQMGQE, encoded by the coding sequence ATGACCACGACTTCATTCACGGCCAAGGACGTCCAGGAGCTCCGCCAGCGCACCGGTGCGGGCATGATGGATTGCAAGAAAGCCCTCGAGGAAAACGCCGGCAACATGGACAAGGCCGCCGAATTCTTGCGCGCCAAGGGCATCGCAAAAGCCGAAAAGCGCGCCGGACGCGCCGCGACGGAAGGACAGATCGGCAGCTACATCCACCACAACGGCAAGGTCGGCGTACTCGTCGAAGTGAATTGCGAGACCGACTTCGTCGCGCGAAATCCTGAGTTTAAGGAGCTCGTGAAAGAGATCGCGCTGCACATCGCCAGTGCCGCACCGGTCTCTGTGGACAAGAGCGGTGTTCCGGCCCAAGCGATCGAGAAAGAGCGACGGATCTACGAGCAGCAGGTGCGCGAGAGCGGCAAGCCCGAGCACTTGATCGGCAAGATCGTGGATGGCAAGGTCGAGGCGTACTACAAGCAGGTCGTTCTCATGTCGCAGGAGTGGATCCGCGATCCGAAGAAGACGATCGGCGATCTCGTGAAGGAGGTGTCGGCGAAGATGGGCGAAAACATCGTCGTGCGCCGCTTTGCGCGCTTCCAGATGGGCCAGGAGTAG
- the rseP gene encoding RIP metalloprotease RseP: MLSGILPWLAIIFVFGVVIFVHELGHFLAAKATGVYAPRFSIGFGPAIWSRKWGETEYVLASVPLGGYVRMASRDDSSMAILEGGTEHPAPESPTEGEALPRWYDPEAMAPFGPKPIPENRLFESKTLPARLVIMLAGVTMNMLLAFVIYCAMAYSEGIPLLRTHVIGDVREVASAPSLSQLHAGDTVRAIDGRTVSSWNDIDRRFDSATGPTVTLTTNRGTVSIPVGAPNSATRDSVASAIVPYLAPVIGKVVGGMPAARGGLAAGDSVVTVAGDTVHTWYEMTSHVQQSPGKKVEFVVIRQGARKTITVRPDSVPAEDGGPPTGIIGAYQRSDIEHLPISVGQALGSGWQETWGIAGSVVTALRRLLNGTLSVRSLSGPVEIGHASYVAAQAGWAMVLRLIAIISINLAVFNLLPVPILDGGQILVNVAEAVKGSALSLRTREYLMRFGLAVIALLFVIVMYNDITRLVKNLLGL; the protein is encoded by the coding sequence GTGCTGAGCGGCATCCTGCCCTGGCTCGCGATCATCTTCGTCTTCGGCGTCGTGATCTTCGTGCACGAGCTGGGGCATTTCCTGGCCGCCAAGGCGACCGGCGTGTACGCGCCGCGCTTCTCGATCGGGTTCGGACCGGCGATCTGGAGCCGCAAGTGGGGCGAGACGGAATACGTGCTCGCGTCGGTACCGTTAGGCGGCTACGTGCGGATGGCGTCGCGGGACGACTCGTCGATGGCGATTCTCGAGGGCGGGACGGAGCACCCGGCGCCCGAGAGTCCGACGGAGGGCGAGGCGCTGCCGCGCTGGTACGACCCGGAGGCGATGGCGCCGTTCGGTCCCAAGCCGATTCCCGAGAACCGGCTGTTCGAGTCGAAGACGCTCCCGGCGCGTCTCGTCATCATGCTCGCCGGCGTGACGATGAACATGCTGCTGGCGTTTGTGATCTACTGCGCCATGGCGTACAGCGAGGGCATTCCTCTGCTACGGACGCACGTGATTGGTGACGTGCGCGAGGTGGCATCGGCACCGTCGCTCTCCCAGCTGCATGCCGGCGACACGGTGCGTGCGATCGATGGACGGACCGTGTCATCCTGGAACGACATCGATCGGCGCTTCGACTCGGCCACGGGGCCGACGGTTACGCTCACCACCAATCGCGGCACGGTTTCGATTCCGGTCGGCGCGCCGAACAGCGCGACACGCGATTCGGTGGCGTCAGCCATCGTGCCCTATCTGGCGCCGGTGATCGGGAAGGTCGTGGGCGGCATGCCCGCGGCGCGCGGCGGGCTCGCGGCCGGCGACAGCGTGGTCACCGTGGCGGGCGATACGGTGCACACGTGGTACGAGATGACGTCGCACGTGCAGCAGTCGCCGGGGAAGAAAGTCGAGTTCGTTGTGATCCGGCAGGGCGCGAGGAAGACGATCACGGTGCGACCGGACTCGGTGCCCGCGGAGGATGGCGGTCCGCCGACCGGGATCATCGGTGCCTACCAGCGGTCGGACATCGAGCATCTGCCGATTTCCGTTGGGCAGGCGCTCGGCTCCGGTTGGCAAGAGACGTGGGGCATCGCCGGCTCGGTGGTCACGGCGCTGCGGCGGCTGCTCAACGGGACGTTGTCGGTGCGCTCGCTCAGCGGACCGGTGGAGATCGGGCACGCGAGCTACGTCGCTGCACAGGCCGGTTGGGCGATGGTGCTCCGGCTGATCGCGATCATCAGCATCAACCTCGCGGTGTTCAATCTCTTGCCGGTGCCGATCCTGGACGGGGGCCAGATTCTCGTGAACGTAGCCGAAGCGGTGAAGGGGAGTGCGCTGAGTCTGCGGACGCGCGAATATCTCATGCGGTTCGGGTTGGCGGTGATCGCGCTCCTGTTCGTGATCGTCATGTACAACGACATCACGCGGCTGGTGAAAAATCTCCTCGGCCTCTAG
- the rplM gene encoding 50S ribosomal protein L13, giving the protein MKTYSATPSDIEHRWFVVDADGLVLGRLASEVAKIIRGKHKPMFTPHMDTGDNVIVINASKVRVTGRKAEQKRYFRHTGYMGHERYTPFAAMLAKHPERVVEKAVFGMLPKNALGRQKLRLKLRVYPDAQHPHAAQQPVVLNLKSETE; this is encoded by the coding sequence ATGAAAACGTACTCCGCAACTCCGTCCGACATCGAGCACCGCTGGTTCGTCGTCGACGCCGACGGACTCGTGCTCGGACGCCTGGCGTCCGAAGTCGCGAAAATCATCCGCGGCAAGCACAAGCCGATGTTCACGCCGCACATGGACACCGGCGACAATGTCATCGTGATCAACGCATCCAAGGTGCGCGTCACCGGCCGCAAAGCCGAGCAGAAACGCTACTTCCGGCACACCGGCTACATGGGCCACGAACGCTATACGCCCTTCGCCGCCATGCTCGCCAAACACCCCGAGCGCGTCGTCGAGAAAGCCGTGTTCGGCATGCTGCCTAAAAATGCGTTGGGCCGCCAGAAGCTCCGGCTCAAGCTGCGCGTGTACCCCGATGCGCAACACCCGCACGCCGCCCAACAGCCGGTCGTGCTCAACCTCAAGAGCGAGACCGAGTGA
- a CDS encoding phosphatidate cytidylyltransferase produces MAVSNLTARVVFAVVAIPVVLAIIWAGGFVLASLLAVAGALATAEYYQVARAGSYEPMEVVGVPLAFMLPIGVFGYHVGRFTPPVLTLGAVITLAVFALAIFARGPGGRPIGAAAVTMFGLVYGAGFLSFAYGLRYHNYAVGREAGAVLLVYPLVLTWISDTAGFVVGRSMGRHKLIASVSPGKTVEGALGALVVCAVASWAYAKWALPNGALLAMRPSIAVLFGIVISVAVHLGDLAESLIKREAGMKDSSHLIPGHGGVLDRIDGLLFALPVAYLVFTFPHVLLPAIQ; encoded by the coding sequence GTGGCGGTCTCGAATCTGACGGCCCGCGTGGTGTTCGCGGTCGTCGCCATCCCCGTGGTGCTCGCGATCATCTGGGCCGGCGGATTCGTGCTCGCATCGCTCCTCGCCGTGGCCGGCGCCCTGGCCACCGCCGAGTACTATCAGGTGGCGCGCGCCGGGTCGTACGAACCGATGGAGGTGGTGGGTGTTCCGCTCGCGTTCATGCTGCCCATCGGCGTGTTCGGCTACCACGTCGGGCGGTTCACGCCTCCCGTGCTCACGTTAGGCGCGGTGATCACGCTGGCGGTGTTCGCGCTCGCGATCTTCGCGCGCGGACCGGGCGGCCGGCCCATCGGGGCGGCGGCCGTCACCATGTTCGGCCTCGTGTACGGCGCGGGCTTTCTGAGCTTCGCCTACGGGCTGCGCTATCACAACTACGCGGTGGGCCGCGAGGCCGGCGCGGTGCTGCTCGTCTATCCGCTCGTGCTCACCTGGATCTCGGACACGGCGGGGTTCGTCGTCGGGCGGTCGATGGGACGGCACAAGTTGATTGCATCGGTGAGCCCGGGCAAAACCGTGGAAGGCGCGCTCGGCGCCTTGGTGGTGTGCGCGGTGGCGAGCTGGGCGTACGCGAAATGGGCGCTGCCTAACGGCGCCCTGCTCGCCATGCGGCCATCGATCGCGGTTCTGTTCGGCATCGTGATCAGCGTGGCCGTCCACTTGGGCGACCTCGCCGAGTCGCTCATCAAACGGGAAGCGGGCATGAAGGACAGCTCGCACCTGATCCCCGGCCACGGCGGCGTGTTGGATCGGATCGACGGCCTGCTCTTCGCGCTGCCCGTCGCGTACCTTGTGTTCACGTTTCCGCACGTGCTGCTCCCCGCCATCCAATGA
- the pyrH gene encoding UMP kinase, whose product MTTAKPCYSKILLKLSGEALAGERGIGFDFDVLDRLADEVKAVVAMGVNVGLVIGGGNIVRGAQLSKMGMDRVGADYMGMLGTVINALAMQDVLEKKSVVTRVMTAIRMEEVAEPYIRRRALRHFEKGRTVIFAGGTGNPYFSTDTAAALRAIQMKADVIIKATSVDGIYTADPKKDRAATLYEKLSYRDVIVQNLGVMDQTAITLCSENHLPLIVLNIQRRGAVADAVCGARVGTIVQ is encoded by the coding sequence GTGACGACCGCGAAACCGTGCTACTCCAAAATCCTGCTCAAGCTCTCCGGTGAAGCACTCGCCGGAGAGCGGGGCATCGGATTCGATTTCGATGTGCTCGACCGGTTGGCGGACGAAGTCAAAGCCGTCGTTGCCATGGGCGTGAACGTCGGACTCGTGATCGGCGGCGGCAACATCGTCCGCGGGGCGCAGCTCTCGAAGATGGGTATGGATCGGGTCGGCGCCGACTACATGGGTATGCTCGGCACCGTGATCAACGCGCTCGCGATGCAGGATGTGCTCGAGAAGAAAAGCGTGGTGACGCGCGTGATGACGGCGATTCGCATGGAAGAAGTTGCCGAGCCGTACATCCGTCGGCGCGCGCTGCGCCACTTCGAGAAGGGCAGGACCGTCATCTTTGCGGGCGGCACGGGCAACCCGTATTTTTCCACTGACACCGCCGCGGCGCTGCGCGCCATTCAGATGAAGGCCGACGTCATCATCAAAGCAACGAGCGTCGATGGCATCTACACGGCCGATCCGAAGAAGGACCGCGCAGCGACGCTGTACGAGAAGCTGAGTTATCGCGATGTCATCGTCCAGAATCTGGGCGTGATGGATCAGACCGCGATCACGCTGTGCTCGGAGAACCATCTGCCGCTCATCGTGCTCAACATTCAACGCCGGGGCGCCGTCGCGGATGCAGTGTGCGGCGCGCGCGTCGGGACCATCGTCCAATGA
- the rpsB gene encoding 30S ribosomal protein S2 codes for MTQPNLEQLLEAGVHFGHQTRRWNPKMRRFIFAERNGIHIIDLQKTLRQLELAQKLARDVIMRGENVLFVCTKRQLKAIVQSEAERCGAMYVTERWLGGLLTNFQTVKRQIKRLEDLEAGTEEGGAFQDYTKKEQLMMSRERDKLNKYLAGIKKMKRLPGLIFVIDSKKERIAVTEANKLGIPLIAIVDTNADPDLISVPIAGNDDAIRSVELITQAVADSIAEARREAPKRQEAEEETEGGMTTYSSDRGSEPADEGERRRRRRTRRRRAKPEAIAARLKTGGEEAPGEAAEAPEEAGESAEEQPE; via the coding sequence ATGACACAACCGAATCTCGAGCAGCTCCTCGAAGCCGGTGTCCACTTCGGACACCAAACCCGCCGCTGGAATCCGAAGATGCGCCGTTTCATCTTCGCCGAGCGGAACGGGATCCACATCATCGACCTCCAGAAGACGCTGCGCCAGCTCGAGCTCGCGCAGAAACTCGCCCGCGATGTCATCATGCGCGGCGAGAACGTCCTGTTCGTCTGCACCAAGCGCCAGCTCAAGGCCATCGTGCAGAGCGAGGCCGAGCGCTGCGGCGCGATGTACGTCACCGAACGCTGGTTAGGCGGACTGCTCACCAATTTCCAGACGGTGAAGCGCCAGATCAAGCGCCTCGAAGACCTCGAAGCCGGCACCGAAGAAGGCGGCGCGTTCCAGGACTACACGAAGAAAGAGCAGCTCATGATGTCTCGTGAGCGCGACAAGCTGAACAAATACCTGGCGGGCATCAAGAAAATGAAGCGCCTGCCCGGTCTCATCTTCGTGATCGATTCCAAGAAAGAGCGCATCGCGGTCACCGAAGCGAACAAACTCGGCATTCCGCTCATCGCGATCGTCGATACCAACGCCGATCCCGATCTCATCTCCGTGCCCATCGCCGGCAACGACGACGCAATTCGCTCGGTCGAGCTCATCACCCAGGCCGTCGCCGATTCCATCGCCGAAGCCCGGCGCGAAGCGCCCAAACGCCAGGAGGCAGAAGAGGAGACCGAAGGCGGCATGACCACGTACAGCAGCGATCGCGGATCCGAGCCCGCCGATGAAGGCGAGCGCCGCCGCCGCCGTCGCACGCGTCGTCGCCGGGCCAAGCCTGAGGCAATTGCCGCCCGACTCAAGACTGGCGGCGAGGAAGCACCGGGCGAAGCCGCAGAGGCGCCCGAAGAAGCCGGCGAGAGCGCCGAGGAGCAACCCGAGTGA
- a CDS encoding biotin/lipoyl-containing protein, giving the protein MKYIVAMGETRVTVDVEPDAVTVTGRRIPASLADIEGTPVRMVTIGDRVHRVVVRRRESKGHYVLWIDGYTYDVEALDERTRTIRDLTAEATGPTGPRPLVAPMPGLIVRVLVGPGDAVQEGQGLVVMEAMKMENELRSSGAGRVTRVAVTPGAAVEKGAILIELE; this is encoded by the coding sequence GTGAAATACATCGTCGCCATGGGCGAGACGCGCGTCACCGTGGACGTCGAGCCGGATGCCGTGACGGTCACGGGCCGGCGCATTCCGGCATCGTTAGCCGACATCGAGGGGACGCCGGTCCGCATGGTCACGATCGGCGACCGCGTGCACCGCGTCGTCGTGCGACGCCGCGAATCCAAGGGGCACTACGTCCTCTGGATCGACGGATACACCTACGATGTCGAAGCGCTCGATGAGCGCACGCGCACCATTCGCGACCTGACCGCCGAAGCCACCGGCCCAACGGGGCCGCGGCCGCTCGTCGCGCCAATGCCGGGGCTCATCGTGCGCGTGCTGGTCGGGCCGGGCGACGCGGTGCAGGAGGGGCAGGGGCTCGTCGTGATGGAAGCGATGAAGATGGAGAACGAGCTGCGCTCGAGCGGCGCGGGCCGGGTGACGCGCGTGGCGGTGACGCCCGGCGCGGCAGTCGAAAAGGGCGCGATCCTCATCGAGCTGGAGTGA
- a CDS encoding transposase has protein sequence MSREPGENGARRRSFTPEEKATILRRDLVDKIPVSDLCDEYRIQPTLFYLWQRQALEHLSAALQDGRTRRGEAQTAAGERARIAALEAKLAKKDAVIAEVSEEYLALKKKLGES, from the coding sequence GTGAGTCGAGAGCCTGGAGAGAATGGAGCGCGTCGCCGGTCGTTCACGCCGGAGGAGAAGGCGACGATCCTGCGCCGCGATCTGGTGGACAAGATCCCGGTGTCGGACCTCTGCGACGAGTACCGCATCCAGCCCACGCTGTTCTATCTCTGGCAGCGCCAGGCGCTCGAGCACCTGAGCGCGGCGCTCCAGGATGGCCGGACGCGGCGGGGCGAGGCGCAGACGGCGGCCGGGGAGCGCGCGCGGATCGCCGCGCTCGAGGCCAAGCTCGCGAAGAAGGACGCCGTCATCGCCGAGGTGTCGGAAGAGTATCTCGCGTTGAAAAAAAAACTTGGGGAGAGCTGA